Proteins encoded by one window of Pyxidicoccus trucidator:
- the cmk gene encoding (d)CMP kinase, which produces MSTRPFIVAIDGPAGAGKSSVSKLLARRMGFALVDTGAIYRCVALMATREGIPFDDDTRLGELMGRVHIHFQVVGEENRVFLGGQDVSGDIRTPEISMAASQVSGRPVVRAGLLQLQRRLALESGKGAILEGRDIGTVVFPDADAKFFLEANPEVRARRRFEELFQKGVESSLEDVLADQMKRDRDDSARAVAPLKAADDALRVDSSSSPLSEVVHSLEAEILRRMSARK; this is translated from the coding sequence GTGAGCACGCGTCCCTTCATCGTCGCCATCGACGGCCCGGCCGGCGCGGGCAAGTCCTCCGTGTCCAAGCTGCTGGCGCGGAGGATGGGCTTCGCGCTGGTGGACACCGGCGCCATCTACCGCTGCGTGGCGCTGATGGCCACGCGCGAGGGCATTCCCTTCGACGACGACACACGCCTGGGCGAGCTGATGGGCCGCGTGCACATCCACTTCCAGGTGGTGGGCGAGGAGAACCGCGTCTTCCTGGGCGGACAGGACGTGTCCGGGGACATCCGCACGCCGGAGATCTCCATGGCCGCGTCGCAGGTGTCCGGCCGTCCGGTGGTGCGCGCGGGGCTGCTGCAGCTCCAGCGGCGGCTGGCGCTGGAGTCGGGGAAGGGCGCCATCCTCGAGGGGCGCGACATCGGCACGGTGGTGTTCCCCGACGCGGACGCCAAGTTCTTCCTGGAGGCCAACCCCGAGGTGCGCGCGCGGCGCCGCTTCGAGGAGCTGTTCCAGAAGGGCGTGGAGAGCAGCCTGGAGGACGTGCTCGCGGACCAGATGAAGCGGGACCGCGACGACTCCGCGCGCGCGGTGGCCCCACTGAAGGCGGCGGACGACGCGCTGCGCGTGGACTCCAGCAGCAGCCCGCTGTCCGAGGTGGTGCACTCGCTGGAGGCGGAAATCCTCCGCCGCATGTCAGCGCGGAAGTAG
- the hisC gene encoding histidinol-phosphate transaminase yields the protein MRPLVPPHVETLKPYVPGKPIEETEREFGLKGVIKLASNENPLGPSPRAVEAMRTAAGATHLYPDATSFHLVRRLATHLDVKPEEVVLGSGSNELIELLIRTFTTPEDEILLCKGSFSAYRISAQAHGRPFVEVPMREGYQYDLEAMARAVTPRTRMVFLANPDNPTGTAFSRRALEAFLAAVPPEVMVVHDEAYFEFVEWPEYASAVALFRQHPNLVALRTFSKIHGLAGVRLGYGVMDAKLAGYVHRTRMPFNLTVVAQAAGLAALEDTEHVQRTRDVNRQGLSYYAEELPKLGATLTKSHANFVFADFPRPAVELYEQLLRKGVIVRPFAGQGFPNSLRISVGTPAENARCVQALKEILS from the coding sequence ATGCGACCTCTCGTTCCACCCCACGTCGAGACCCTCAAGCCCTACGTCCCGGGCAAGCCGATTGAAGAGACCGAGCGCGAGTTCGGGCTCAAGGGGGTCATCAAGCTCGCCTCGAACGAGAACCCGCTGGGCCCCTCGCCCCGCGCCGTGGAGGCCATGCGCACGGCCGCCGGTGCCACGCACCTGTACCCCGACGCGACGTCCTTCCACCTGGTGCGTCGGCTGGCCACGCACCTGGACGTGAAGCCCGAAGAGGTGGTGCTGGGCAGCGGCTCCAACGAGCTCATCGAGCTGCTCATCCGCACCTTCACCACGCCGGAGGACGAGATCCTCCTGTGCAAGGGCTCCTTCTCCGCCTACCGCATCTCCGCGCAGGCCCACGGGCGGCCCTTCGTGGAGGTGCCCATGCGCGAGGGCTACCAGTACGACCTGGAGGCCATGGCCCGGGCCGTCACCCCGCGCACGCGGATGGTGTTCCTGGCCAACCCGGACAACCCCACGGGCACCGCCTTCAGCCGGCGGGCGCTGGAGGCCTTCCTGGCCGCGGTGCCCCCCGAGGTGATGGTGGTGCACGACGAGGCCTACTTCGAGTTCGTGGAGTGGCCCGAGTACGCCAGCGCGGTGGCGCTGTTCCGCCAGCACCCCAACCTGGTGGCGCTGCGCACCTTCAGCAAGATTCACGGGCTGGCCGGCGTGCGCCTGGGCTACGGCGTCATGGATGCGAAGCTCGCGGGCTACGTGCACCGCACGCGCATGCCCTTCAACCTGACGGTGGTGGCGCAGGCGGCGGGGCTGGCCGCGCTGGAGGACACCGAGCACGTCCAGCGCACGCGCGACGTCAACCGCCAGGGCCTGAGCTACTACGCCGAGGAGCTGCCGAAGCTGGGGGCGACGCTCACGAAGAGCCACGCCAACTTCGTCTTCGCCGACTTCCCGCGGCCGGCGGTGGAGCTGTACGAGCAGCTGCTGCGCAAGGGCGTCATCGTCCGGCCCTTCGCGGGGCAGGGCTTCCCCAACAGCCTGCGCATCTCCGTGGGGACCCCCGCGGAGAACGCGCGCTGCGTGCAGGCCCTGAAGGAGATTCTCTCGTGA
- a CDS encoding acetyl-CoA carboxylase carboxyltransferase subunit alpha: protein MATSTSYALDFERPLIELEKKIEELKVLSTSGSVDFSSEISKLEKKAKKLQTEIFSDLTRWQVVQMSRHPNRPYFLDYVHYLFTDFVELCGDRCFGEDPSIVGGFARFDGRPVMVMGHQKGRNTKENMARNFGMPRPEGYRKARRLMELAERFEKPILTFVDTPGAYPGIGAEERGQAEAIAVNLEVMSGLKVPIISTVVGEGGSGGALAIGVGNRVLMLQNSVYSVISPEGCASILFRDATKADKAADAMKLTAKDLLEMKIIDEVVPEPAGGAHRDPAKAADALGKTLRKLLGQLAELSPDELVKDRYEKFRALGVFSGR, encoded by the coding sequence ATGGCAACCAGTACCAGCTATGCGCTCGACTTCGAGCGTCCCCTCATTGAGCTGGAGAAGAAGATCGAAGAGCTCAAGGTCCTGTCCACGAGCGGCTCGGTGGACTTCTCGTCGGAGATCTCCAAGCTCGAGAAGAAGGCCAAGAAGCTCCAGACGGAGATCTTCAGCGACCTGACGCGGTGGCAGGTGGTGCAGATGTCCCGGCACCCGAACCGCCCGTACTTCCTGGACTACGTCCACTACCTGTTCACCGACTTCGTGGAGCTGTGCGGCGACCGGTGCTTCGGCGAGGACCCGTCGATTGTCGGCGGCTTCGCCCGCTTCGACGGCAGGCCCGTGATGGTGATGGGCCACCAGAAGGGCCGCAACACGAAGGAGAACATGGCGCGCAACTTCGGCATGCCGCGCCCGGAGGGCTACCGCAAGGCCCGCCGCCTGATGGAGCTGGCCGAGCGCTTCGAGAAGCCCATCCTCACCTTCGTGGACACGCCGGGCGCGTACCCGGGCATCGGCGCGGAGGAGCGCGGGCAGGCGGAGGCCATCGCCGTCAACCTGGAGGTGATGAGCGGCCTCAAGGTGCCCATCATCTCCACCGTGGTGGGCGAGGGCGGCTCGGGCGGCGCGCTGGCCATCGGCGTGGGCAACCGTGTGCTGATGCTGCAGAACAGCGTCTACTCGGTCATCTCCCCGGAGGGCTGCGCCTCCATCCTCTTCCGCGACGCCACCAAGGCGGACAAGGCGGCGGACGCGATGAAGCTCACGGCGAAGGATTTGCTGGAGATGAAGATCATCGACGAGGTGGTGCCCGAGCCCGCGGGCGGCGCGCACAGGGATCCGGCGAAGGCGGCGGACGCCCTGGGGAAGACCCTCCGCAAGCTCCTGGGCCAGCTCGCCGAGCTGTCACCCGATGAACTGGTGAAGGACCGATACGAGAAGTTCCGCGCCCTGGGCGTGTTCTCCGGGCGCTGA
- a CDS encoding tetratricopeptide repeat protein: MLSAPLLLVLALTAAVPAPAAKALNTEGFRLYQAGRYPEALEKFQEATRQAPDYALARYNVAATLGLLRKQGKVCEYSAHRDVIVEHLTQSVKLDARRLARAKVDSDLDPIRDTLGWQRLLGRSPERESDVRLLLPAVSWFGPGVGVYGTLQGLRFQRNGRAVLWLKEVGDDGVPRLREVKGTYSVRGRQVELRLKGRAPLVGTLTDTGALTIPELGTFTDSPSECEA; this comes from the coding sequence ATGCTCTCCGCCCCGCTGCTCCTCGTCCTGGCCCTGACGGCCGCCGTGCCCGCCCCTGCCGCGAAGGCGCTCAACACGGAGGGCTTCCGCCTGTACCAGGCCGGCCGCTACCCGGAGGCCCTGGAGAAGTTCCAGGAGGCCACCCGGCAGGCCCCGGACTATGCGCTCGCCCGCTACAACGTCGCCGCCACCCTGGGCCTGCTGCGCAAGCAAGGCAAGGTCTGCGAGTACAGCGCCCACCGGGACGTCATCGTCGAGCACCTCACCCAGTCGGTGAAGCTGGACGCGCGCCGGCTGGCCCGGGCGAAGGTGGACAGCGACCTGGACCCCATCCGCGACACCCTGGGCTGGCAGCGCCTGCTGGGCCGCTCCCCGGAGCGCGAGTCCGACGTGCGGCTGCTCCTGCCCGCCGTGTCCTGGTTTGGCCCGGGCGTGGGCGTCTACGGCACCCTCCAGGGCCTGCGCTTCCAGCGCAACGGCCGGGCCGTGCTCTGGCTGAAGGAAGTGGGCGATGACGGGGTGCCACGGCTTCGGGAGGTGAAGGGCACCTACAGCGTGCGCGGCCGCCAGGTCGAGCTGCGGCTGAAGGGCCGGGCGCCGCTGGTGGGTACGCTGACCGACACCGGCGCCCTCACCATTCCCGAGCTGGGCACGTTCACCGACTCACCCTCCGAGTGCGAGGCCTGA
- a CDS encoding ArsA family ATPase produces the protein MSDARVLHFFGGKGGAGKTTLAAAYALRLSEDAPKERVLLVSLDPVRSLSDLVKKKLTAKPTKLVAGKGEGGVYALELEPAALMKPFLADYLPALAKAAGKGTHISDEDMGKLYQQAVPGLEELVGLFHVVDLLEGKDKEFDRIIVDASPTSHTLRLFDLPVGLRKFLGFVKAGGEKPASSGKGKKAAEAAAPGFLEQLGQKAEKLLALLKDPARTAFHLVALAEPVPEAQTRMLFTQLRERGLPVTEIIVNQVEDRDGCPACQGRRGLQAPHVRKYQALDKAVPVNLLGRRELAPRGLDGLGLLAKAWAGGKETKALEFAAAEGPPALVRAPSMPPIAAPPLPPTRLIFFVGQGGVGKSSCAAAAAVTLTEKEGPVLLISTDPAHSLSDVLQSRLTDTETQVKGTKGLYARELDMAGWFNALRKRVKEKAEKAFEGAPKAGNDVPADLLYLRNLLECAPPGIDELAAMSCLTDALVQERFKRIVVDSSPFVTSVRVVELAETAKTWLGALHTVLSKHRAKGLGDLADDIAGMLKHVKRFEDALASPTEARFVVVTRGEELAAARTERLVEYLKEKKLPVERVLVNRVGPKSTCDKCENRRKLELNAAKAIEKKIGLPVTMAPALGRHPAGLRELKAFRTAWYALSPPAAKIKAA, from the coding sequence ATGAGCGACGCGCGAGTTCTTCACTTCTTCGGCGGCAAGGGCGGGGCAGGCAAGACCACGCTCGCGGCAGCGTACGCGTTGCGGTTGTCGGAGGACGCGCCGAAGGAACGGGTGCTGCTCGTCTCCCTGGACCCGGTGCGCTCGCTGTCGGACCTGGTGAAGAAGAAGCTCACCGCGAAGCCGACGAAGCTGGTGGCGGGCAAGGGCGAGGGTGGGGTGTACGCCCTGGAGCTCGAGCCGGCCGCGCTGATGAAGCCCTTCCTGGCGGACTACCTGCCCGCGCTGGCGAAGGCCGCGGGGAAGGGCACGCACATCTCCGACGAGGACATGGGCAAGCTGTACCAGCAGGCGGTGCCGGGCCTGGAGGAGCTGGTGGGGCTCTTCCACGTCGTGGATCTGCTGGAGGGCAAGGACAAGGAATTCGACCGGATCATCGTGGACGCGTCGCCCACGAGCCACACGCTGCGCCTGTTCGACCTGCCGGTGGGGCTGCGCAAGTTCCTGGGCTTCGTGAAGGCGGGCGGTGAGAAGCCGGCGTCGTCGGGCAAGGGCAAGAAGGCCGCCGAGGCCGCGGCGCCGGGCTTCCTGGAGCAGCTGGGCCAGAAGGCGGAGAAGCTGCTGGCGCTGCTGAAGGACCCCGCGCGCACGGCCTTCCACCTCGTGGCGCTGGCCGAGCCGGTGCCCGAGGCGCAGACGCGCATGCTCTTCACGCAGCTGCGTGAGCGCGGGCTGCCGGTGACGGAGATCATCGTCAACCAGGTGGAAGACCGCGACGGCTGTCCGGCGTGCCAGGGCCGCCGGGGCCTGCAGGCGCCCCACGTGCGCAAGTACCAGGCGCTGGACAAGGCCGTCCCCGTCAACCTGCTGGGCCGCCGCGAGCTGGCGCCGCGCGGGCTGGACGGGCTGGGACTGCTGGCCAAGGCGTGGGCGGGTGGCAAGGAGACGAAGGCGCTGGAGTTCGCCGCCGCGGAGGGGCCTCCGGCCCTGGTGCGCGCGCCGTCCATGCCGCCCATCGCCGCGCCGCCGCTGCCTCCCACGCGGCTGATCTTCTTCGTGGGCCAGGGTGGCGTGGGCAAGAGCTCGTGCGCCGCCGCCGCCGCGGTGACGCTGACGGAGAAGGAGGGGCCGGTGCTCCTCATCTCCACGGACCCCGCGCACTCGCTGTCGGACGTGCTGCAGAGCCGGCTGACGGACACCGAGACGCAGGTGAAGGGCACCAAGGGCCTGTACGCGCGCGAGCTGGACATGGCGGGCTGGTTCAACGCCCTGCGCAAGCGCGTGAAGGAGAAGGCGGAGAAGGCCTTCGAGGGCGCGCCCAAGGCGGGCAACGACGTGCCGGCGGACCTGCTCTACCTGCGCAACCTGCTGGAGTGCGCGCCCCCGGGCATCGACGAGCTGGCGGCCATGTCCTGCCTCACGGACGCGCTGGTGCAGGAGCGCTTCAAGCGCATCGTCGTGGACTCCTCGCCTTTCGTGACGTCGGTGCGGGTGGTGGAGCTGGCGGAGACGGCCAAGACGTGGCTGGGTGCGCTGCACACCGTGCTGAGCAAGCACCGCGCGAAGGGCCTGGGCGACCTGGCGGACGACATCGCCGGCATGCTCAAGCACGTGAAGCGCTTCGAGGACGCGCTGGCCTCTCCCACCGAGGCGCGCTTCGTCGTCGTCACGCGCGGCGAGGAGCTGGCCGCGGCCCGCACCGAGCGGCTGGTGGAGTACCTCAAGGAGAAGAAGCTCCCGGTGGAGCGCGTGCTCGTCAACCGCGTGGGCCCCAAGTCCACCTGCGACAAGTGCGAGAACCGCCGCAAGCTGGAGCTCAACGCGGCCAAGGCGATTGAGAAGAAGATCGGCCTGCCCGTCACCATGGCGCCGGCGCTCGGCCGGCACCCGGCGGGCCTGCGCGAGCTGAAGGCGTTCCGCACCGCGTGGTACGCGCTGTCGCCGCCGGCCGCGAAGATCAAGGCGGCCTGA
- the nla6 gene encoding enhancer binding protein Nla6, whose translation MGSARILAVDDERDTCEALAEMLSSWGHKVEIAFDGHDALRKAGEFRPDVVLSDLAMPETDGLWLLRNLKEELPDCPVVFLTGRGTIDAAVEAIREGAYDFIVKPLDTARLKVCIDRALEKKETMREVQTLRRRLKQLGSSDLIAQSANMRKVIELVEKVAPSKASVSISGESGTGKEVVSRAVHNLSLRRDKPFIAINCASIPHTLIESELFGHERGAFTGADQRRPGVFEMAHGGTLFLDELGEIPLELQAKLLRVLEEGKLRRLGGKVEIEVDVRVLCATNRDLKQEIKAGRFREDLYFRLNVFQIHLPPLRERREDVPILVQHFVDKYRGDSAKRVNGVHPEAMEVLKNYEWPGNIRELRNAVERAVILCDGELITREHLPPDMAGKAPERHTFRLPFGLSLDAVEREYILGSLQRNGNNKARTAEVLGVSEKTLYNKLNRYAAEARAQQGLGGGGGPLGGQGSDGPMGANSLVVR comes from the coding sequence TTGGGCAGCGCACGAATCCTGGCCGTGGATGACGAACGCGACACGTGCGAGGCGCTGGCAGAGATGCTCAGCTCCTGGGGGCACAAGGTCGAGATCGCATTCGACGGGCATGACGCCCTCCGCAAGGCGGGCGAGTTCCGGCCGGACGTCGTCCTGTCGGACCTGGCCATGCCGGAGACGGATGGCCTGTGGCTGCTGCGCAACCTGAAGGAAGAGCTGCCGGATTGCCCGGTGGTCTTCCTCACGGGGCGCGGCACCATCGACGCCGCGGTGGAGGCCATCCGCGAAGGCGCCTACGACTTCATCGTCAAGCCGCTCGACACCGCGCGGCTGAAGGTCTGCATCGACCGGGCGCTGGAGAAGAAGGAGACGATGCGCGAGGTGCAGACGCTGCGTCGGCGGCTGAAGCAGCTCGGCTCGTCCGACCTCATCGCCCAGTCCGCGAACATGCGGAAGGTGATCGAGCTGGTGGAGAAGGTGGCCCCCTCCAAGGCCAGCGTCTCCATCAGCGGCGAGTCCGGCACGGGCAAGGAGGTGGTGTCGCGCGCGGTCCACAACCTGTCTCTGCGCCGCGACAAGCCCTTCATCGCCATCAACTGCGCGTCCATTCCGCACACGCTCATCGAGTCCGAGCTGTTCGGCCACGAGCGCGGCGCCTTCACCGGCGCGGATCAGCGGCGGCCCGGCGTGTTCGAGATGGCGCACGGCGGCACGCTGTTCCTGGACGAGCTGGGCGAGATTCCGCTCGAGCTCCAGGCCAAGCTGCTCCGCGTCCTGGAAGAGGGGAAGCTGCGGCGGCTGGGCGGCAAGGTGGAAATCGAGGTGGATGTGCGCGTGCTGTGCGCCACCAACCGCGACCTCAAGCAGGAGATCAAGGCCGGCCGGTTCCGCGAGGACCTCTACTTCCGCCTCAACGTGTTCCAGATCCACCTGCCGCCCCTGCGCGAGCGGCGCGAGGACGTGCCGATTCTCGTCCAGCACTTCGTGGACAAGTACCGCGGGGACTCGGCCAAGCGCGTCAACGGGGTGCACCCCGAGGCGATGGAAGTCCTGAAGAACTACGAGTGGCCGGGCAACATCCGTGAGCTGCGCAACGCGGTGGAGCGCGCGGTGATCCTCTGCGACGGGGAGCTGATCACCCGCGAGCACCTGCCGCCGGACATGGCCGGCAAGGCCCCGGAGCGCCACACCTTCCGGCTGCCCTTCGGGCTGAGCCTGGACGCGGTGGAGCGCGAGTACATCCTCGGCAGCCTCCAGCGGAACGGGAACAACAAGGCCCGGACGGCCGAGGTGCTCGGGGTCAGCGAGAAGACGCTCTACAACAAGCTCAACCGGTACGCCGCCGAGGCTCGGGCCCAGCAGGGCCTCGGCGGAGGTGGAGGACCGCTGGGCGGGCAGGGAAGCGACGGGCCGATGGGGGCCAACAGCCTGGTCGTCCGCTGA
- a CDS encoding HAMP domain-containing histidine kinase → MVGAVRYGAVPTLMDSLMHDVRNPLNALAIHLEVLSEKLKAETGQVPASQEKNLKAMRDQIQRVDGILKMFSEFVVHRGATPGDADLSEAATRALGVLGHESRKRRVQVQSAVEAGVRVRLPDSSEVGFFLVQSLLRAFRRAEGGGSVRVLVRADGASAVLEVEDTGGASEPLPEVVAALELRCAQLGVEPYIRAGHCRLVFPRA, encoded by the coding sequence ATGGTGGGCGCGGTGCGCTACGGCGCCGTCCCCACGCTGATGGACAGCCTGATGCATGACGTGCGCAACCCGCTGAACGCGCTCGCCATCCACCTGGAGGTGCTCTCCGAGAAGCTGAAGGCGGAGACGGGCCAGGTGCCCGCGTCGCAGGAGAAGAACCTCAAGGCCATGCGCGATCAGATCCAGCGCGTGGACGGCATCCTGAAGATGTTCTCCGAGTTCGTGGTCCACCGAGGCGCGACGCCGGGTGACGCGGACCTGTCCGAGGCCGCCACGCGCGCGCTGGGCGTGCTGGGCCACGAGAGCCGCAAGCGCCGGGTGCAGGTGCAGTCGGCGGTGGAGGCCGGGGTGCGGGTGCGGCTGCCGGACAGCTCGGAGGTGGGCTTCTTCCTCGTGCAGTCGCTGCTGCGCGCCTTCCGCCGGGCGGAAGGGGGCGGCTCGGTCCGGGTGCTGGTGCGCGCGGACGGCGCGTCCGCGGTGCTGGAGGTGGAGGACACGGGTGGGGCCTCGGAGCCCCTGCCCGAGGTGGTGGCGGCCCTGGAGCTGCGCTGTGCGCAGCTCGGCGTGGAGCCGTACATCCGCGCGGGACACTGCCGGCTGGTGTTCCCCCGCGCCTGA
- a CDS encoding deoxycytidylate deaminase: MSGRVSWDQYFMDIAKQVATRATCDRKHVGAVVVRERTILSTGYNGSIRGLPHCDDVGHMMENGHCVATVHAEANAIIQAATNGVSIDGATIYTTASPCWPCFKLIANAGLVRIVFGEFYRDPRIFDFATRLKLELVGLGDAARDPTTT, from the coding sequence ATGTCAGGACGTGTCTCGTGGGATCAGTACTTCATGGACATCGCGAAGCAGGTGGCCACGCGCGCCACCTGTGATCGCAAGCATGTGGGGGCCGTCGTCGTGCGGGAGAGGACGATTCTGTCCACCGGCTACAACGGCTCCATCCGCGGGCTGCCGCACTGCGACGACGTGGGCCACATGATGGAGAACGGCCACTGCGTGGCCACAGTCCACGCCGAGGCCAACGCCATCATCCAGGCGGCCACCAACGGCGTCAGCATCGACGGGGCGACCATCTACACCACCGCCAGCCCCTGCTGGCCCTGCTTCAAGCTGATCGCCAATGCGGGCCTGGTGCGCATCGTCTTCGGCGAGTTCTACCGGGACCCGCGCATCTTCGATTTCGCCACCCGGCTGAAGCTGGAGCTCGTCGGGCTGGGCGACGCCGCCCGCGATCCCACGACGACGTGA
- a CDS encoding S1 family peptidase: MSRFFLGVPALLALVSCASAPSQQSASAPAPQAAPVVEQVVAQREAPRPSRKEMVRRILPHNVRLQVAEGGKARSTASGVVVGSERDEKGGVVAWVITNAHAVEMGHLKDPVLRVVVDRRGDALEHTGEVVAAGVVPDLDLALVRVPGLELPAVELADDAELELGEDVVVAASPFGRALSLSGGMLSQVEWDRETKRPKMVKTDAPIGYGASGGGIFSLETGRLLAVVEGYRTAKVDFAVEEQSYSFDVPMPGETFAAPTSKVRQFLQAKGFGRLLRHSAPTEGGVAQAAGR, encoded by the coding sequence ATGAGCCGCTTCTTCCTGGGCGTCCCCGCCCTGCTCGCCCTCGTGTCGTGCGCCAGTGCTCCCTCTCAGCAGTCCGCCAGCGCTCCCGCGCCCCAGGCTGCGCCGGTGGTGGAGCAGGTGGTGGCCCAGCGCGAGGCCCCGCGTCCATCCCGCAAGGAGATGGTGCGGCGCATCCTCCCGCACAACGTGCGCCTGCAGGTCGCCGAGGGCGGCAAGGCACGGAGCACCGCGTCCGGCGTGGTGGTGGGCTCCGAGCGTGACGAGAAGGGTGGGGTGGTGGCCTGGGTCATCACCAACGCGCACGCGGTGGAGATGGGCCACCTGAAGGACCCCGTCCTGCGCGTGGTGGTCGACCGCCGGGGTGATGCGCTGGAGCACACCGGCGAGGTGGTGGCCGCTGGCGTGGTGCCGGACCTGGACCTGGCGCTGGTGCGTGTGCCGGGCCTGGAGCTGCCCGCGGTGGAGCTGGCGGACGATGCCGAGCTCGAGCTGGGCGAGGACGTCGTCGTCGCCGCGTCTCCCTTCGGCCGCGCGCTGTCGCTGTCCGGCGGCATGCTGTCCCAGGTGGAGTGGGACCGGGAGACGAAGCGCCCGAAGATGGTGAAGACGGACGCGCCCATCGGCTACGGCGCCTCGGGCGGCGGCATCTTCAGCCTGGAGACGGGCCGGCTGCTGGCCGTGGTGGAGGGCTACCGCACGGCGAAGGTGGACTTCGCCGTGGAGGAGCAGAGCTACAGCTTCGACGTGCCCATGCCCGGCGAGACGTTCGCCGCGCCCACCTCCAAGGTGCGCCAGTTCCTCCAGGCGAAGGGCTTCGGGCGGCTGCTGCGCCACAGCGCCCCCACCGAGGGTGGAGTGGCCCAGGCCGCCGGGCGCTAG